Proteins from one Mycobacterium sp. HUMS_12744610 genomic window:
- a CDS encoding cytochrome P450 has translation MTDVSTGTATDIPEFPMTRAPGCPFAPPPESLALNANRQLSRVRIWDGSTPWLIHGYDAIRALFTDSRASVDDRLPGYPHWNEGMLATVHTRPRSVFTSDGEEHTRFRRMLSKPFTFKRVEALRPAVQQITDDHIDALLAGPNPGDIVSTVALPIPSLVISQLLGVPYEDADFFQAQAQRGMGRYATAEDTAQGAASLAKYIANLVRTKMHDRSEDLVSDLAERVSAEELSVREAAQLATGVLIAGHETTANMLSLSVAALLDHPEQLALMRDTADPKVIAVAVEELMRYLSIIQTGQRRIAVEDIEIGGETIRAGEGIILDVAPANWDARQFPAPDRLDLTRDDGPHVGFGYGRHQCVGQQLARMELQIVLPTLLRRIPTLRLAVPLDELPFKHDALAYGVYELPVTW, from the coding sequence ATGACCGACGTCTCGACCGGCACCGCCACCGACATTCCCGAGTTCCCGATGACGCGCGCACCGGGCTGTCCCTTCGCCCCGCCGCCGGAGTCGTTGGCGCTCAACGCGAACCGGCAACTCAGCCGCGTCCGGATCTGGGACGGCAGCACGCCCTGGCTGATCCACGGCTACGACGCGATCCGCGCGTTGTTCACCGACTCCCGCGCCAGCGTCGACGACCGGCTGCCCGGCTACCCGCACTGGAACGAGGGGATGCTTGCCACGGTGCACACCCGGCCGCGTTCGGTGTTCACCTCCGACGGCGAGGAGCACACCCGCTTCCGTCGGATGCTGTCCAAGCCGTTCACCTTCAAGCGGGTCGAGGCACTGCGCCCGGCGGTTCAGCAGATCACCGACGACCACATCGACGCCCTGCTGGCCGGCCCGAACCCGGGCGACATCGTCAGCACGGTGGCGCTGCCCATCCCGTCGCTGGTCATCAGCCAGCTGCTGGGTGTGCCGTACGAGGATGCGGACTTCTTCCAGGCGCAGGCCCAGCGGGGCATGGGTCGGTACGCCACCGCGGAGGACACCGCGCAGGGCGCCGCCTCGCTGGCGAAGTACATCGCCAACCTGGTGCGGACCAAGATGCACGATCGCTCCGAGGACCTGGTGTCCGACCTCGCCGAGCGGGTGAGCGCCGAGGAGCTCAGCGTGCGCGAGGCCGCGCAACTGGCCACCGGGGTGCTGATCGCCGGCCACGAGACGACGGCGAACATGCTCAGCCTGAGCGTCGCGGCCCTGCTCGATCACCCCGAGCAGCTGGCGCTGATGCGCGACACCGCCGACCCCAAGGTGATCGCCGTGGCCGTCGAGGAGCTGATGCGCTATCTCAGCATCATCCAGACCGGCCAGCGCCGCATCGCCGTCGAGGACATCGAGATCGGCGGCGAGACGATCCGGGCGGGCGAGGGCATCATTCTGGACGTGGCGCCGGCGAACTGGGATGCGCGTCAGTTCCCGGCCCCGGACCGGCTGGACCTTACCCGCGACGACGGCCCGCATGTCGGCTTCGGCTACGGCCGCCACCAGTGCGTCGGTCAGCAGCTGGCCCGGATGGAACTGCAGATCGTGCTGCCAACCCTGCTGCGCCGCATCCCGACGCTGCGGCTGGCGGTGCCGCTCGACGAGCTGCCGTTCAAGCACGACGCCCTGGCCTACGGCGTCTACGAGCTCCCCGTGACGTGGTGA
- a CDS encoding TetR/AcrR family transcriptional regulator → MFTEAMTAERMVRSGRSTGTREAILSAAEVLFAERGMYAVSNRQISEAAGQGNNAAACYHFGTRTDLLRAIERKHREPIEQLRARMLTDIGDSAELRDWVRALVRPLTDHLAALGVPSWYARFAAQAMADPTCRHVVTKDALTSPGLVRTIEGINRCLPDLPRRVRSERIVMVRNLLVHTCAEHEGALAEHGAGSRSAWPVAGEGLIDAIVGLWRAPVHVSAAGG, encoded by the coding sequence GTGTTCACTGAGGCGATGACCGCCGAGCGGATGGTTCGATCCGGCAGGTCGACGGGCACGCGGGAGGCGATCTTGTCGGCCGCCGAGGTGCTCTTCGCCGAGCGTGGCATGTACGCGGTGTCAAACCGGCAGATCAGCGAGGCCGCGGGCCAGGGCAACAACGCGGCCGCGTGCTATCACTTCGGTACCCGAACCGACCTGCTGCGGGCGATCGAGCGCAAGCACCGCGAGCCGATCGAGCAGTTGCGCGCCCGGATGCTGACCGATATCGGCGATTCGGCCGAACTGCGGGACTGGGTCAGGGCACTGGTGCGCCCGCTCACCGATCACCTGGCGGCGCTGGGCGTTCCCAGCTGGTATGCGCGGTTCGCCGCCCAGGCGATGGCCGACCCGACGTGCCGCCACGTCGTCACCAAGGACGCTCTCACCTCGCCGGGGCTGGTGCGCACCATCGAGGGCATCAACCGCTGCCTGCCCGACCTGCCCAGACGGGTGCGCTCGGAACGCATCGTGATGGTGCGCAACCTGCTGGTGCACACCTGCGCCGAGCACGAAGGCGCGCTGGCCGAGCACGGGGCGGGATCGCGTTCGGCGTGGCCGGTCGCCGGCGAAGGACTGATCGACGCGATCGTCGGCCTGTGGCGCGCGCCGGTGCACGTGAGCGCGGCGGGCGGCTAG
- a CDS encoding nitroreductase family deazaflavin-dependent oxidoreductase has protein sequence MNPLQRLARNPTAYRWLVLAGSPLIEALESVLRFLSVGRVGVLELVGLPGVRITVSGRKTGLARTATVLSAPAGEGLIVVGSNWGRRRHPSWSANLKSAQRVSVRRGRQVFTAEVRFLTGAERETAWATVLRQWPNYRIAESLAGGRQFRLFLLTPTA, from the coding sequence ATGAATCCGCTGCAGCGGCTGGCGCGGAACCCGACCGCATACCGCTGGCTGGTGTTGGCCGGAAGTCCGCTGATCGAAGCTCTCGAGTCGGTGCTGCGGTTCCTCAGCGTCGGGCGGGTCGGCGTGCTCGAACTCGTCGGGCTGCCCGGTGTTCGGATCACCGTCTCGGGCCGCAAGACCGGTCTCGCCCGGACCGCGACGGTTCTGTCCGCCCCCGCCGGGGAGGGGCTGATCGTGGTCGGGTCGAACTGGGGCCGCCGGCGTCACCCATCGTGGTCGGCGAATCTCAAGTCGGCACAACGCGTCAGCGTGCGCCGGGGCCGCCAGGTGTTCACCGCCGAGGTCCGGTTCCTCACCGGTGCGGAACGCGAGACGGCGTGGGCCACCGTGCTGCGGCAGTGGCCCAACTACCGGATCGCCGAATCCTTGGCGGGCGGAAGGCAATTCCGCCTGTTTCTGCTGACCCCCACCGCGTGA
- a CDS encoding sulfite oxidase, producing the protein MTPTAVLGIKRDDMIVRKQSPYNAEPPAAVLAESDITPIDAFYARNHGSFPDIAPEQWRLTVEGRVATPLTLTYDQLSAGFDRHRVVATLACAGNRREDLLRVRPIPGEEPWSHGAISTAEWGGARLADVLAAAGVRSEDGLHVAFRALDVAERARPVQAYGSSIPLSKAMSREVLLAWQMNGEPLPRAHGGPVRVVVPGYIGARSVKWVTAITVQPGPSDGYFQAHDYRVLPADADPESAAPGEGIALSALPLNCDILHPTDGDRVSPGELTIRGYGIAGDGRGVARVEVSLDDGLSWQQARLHPAPGEWSWQPWSLTVTVGPGPLRIIARAWDDTGALQSESADSLWNPGGYANNSWARVAACVGAAG; encoded by the coding sequence ATGACACCGACCGCAGTGCTGGGGATCAAACGCGACGACATGATCGTGCGGAAGCAGAGCCCGTACAACGCCGAGCCGCCCGCCGCGGTGTTGGCGGAAAGCGACATCACCCCGATCGACGCTTTCTATGCGCGCAATCACGGCTCGTTTCCCGACATCGCACCCGAACAGTGGCGCCTCACGGTCGAGGGCCGGGTGGCCACGCCGCTCACCCTGACCTATGACCAGCTGAGCGCCGGTTTCGACCGGCACCGCGTGGTGGCGACTCTGGCGTGTGCCGGGAATCGCCGTGAGGATCTGCTGCGGGTGCGACCGATTCCGGGGGAGGAGCCGTGGTCCCACGGGGCGATCTCGACGGCGGAGTGGGGCGGTGCCCGCCTGGCTGACGTCCTCGCGGCCGCCGGGGTGCGCTCCGAGGACGGGTTGCATGTCGCGTTCCGGGCTCTGGACGTCGCGGAGCGGGCCCGGCCCGTCCAGGCCTACGGGAGCTCGATACCGCTGAGCAAGGCCATGTCACGGGAAGTGCTGCTTGCGTGGCAGATGAACGGAGAACCGCTTCCCCGCGCCCACGGCGGCCCGGTACGGGTGGTCGTGCCCGGATACATCGGCGCCCGCAGCGTCAAATGGGTGACCGCGATCACGGTGCAGCCCGGCCCGTCGGACGGTTACTTCCAGGCCCACGATTACCGCGTCCTGCCGGCAGACGCCGACCCGGAGTCGGCGGCCCCGGGCGAGGGCATCGCGCTGTCGGCGCTGCCGCTCAACTGCGACATCCTCCACCCCACCGACGGCGACCGGGTGTCGCCGGGCGAGCTGACCATTCGTGGCTACGGGATCGCGGGCGACGGTCGCGGCGTGGCGCGGGTCGAAGTATCCCTGGACGACGGGCTCAGCTGGCAGCAGGCCCGCCTACATCCCGCCCCCGGCGAATGGTCATGGCAGCCCTGGTCACTGACCGTGACCGTCGGGCCGGGCCCGTTGCGGATCATCGCCCGCGCCTGGGATGACACCGGCGCCCTGCAGTCGGAATCGGCGGATTCGCTGTGGAATCCGGGCGGATACGCCAACAACTCGTGGGCCCGCGTCGCAGCGTGCGTGGGGGCAGCCGGCTGA
- a CDS encoding DUF4344 domain-containing metallopeptidase: MRVRVTAACAALLTAAGCGGDPVGAKEAGASSAEASQVAKPASASGKVTIRYEDAETPEALHGRQIMQDAKVLEDLAQHIEDDLLLPSNLGLAGKQCNTDNDFYDPAANEIQLCYEARDHAERLFAGNGSPDPVTPAVDEAVSAAYHELGHATLAMYELAFTGREEDVADQLSAFMLLTPGADGQPYPNGVRIATDTAQEWKLSAKESGDANELPFWDGHSMDITRMYNWECWIYGSDPAANAGIVTSGDLPEDRAGNCEEEFRNMSRGWQQLLGAHLRKPS, from the coding sequence GTGCGTGTCAGAGTCACCGCAGCGTGTGCCGCGCTGCTCACGGCGGCGGGATGCGGCGGCGACCCGGTCGGTGCCAAAGAGGCCGGCGCTTCGTCGGCGGAGGCATCGCAGGTGGCCAAGCCGGCCTCCGCGTCGGGGAAGGTGACGATTCGTTACGAGGACGCGGAAACGCCGGAGGCGTTGCACGGCCGCCAGATCATGCAGGACGCAAAGGTCCTCGAAGACCTCGCCCAGCACATCGAGGACGACCTGCTGCTGCCGTCCAACCTGGGGCTCGCGGGCAAGCAGTGCAACACGGACAACGATTTCTACGACCCCGCCGCCAACGAGATTCAACTCTGCTACGAGGCACGGGATCACGCGGAACGGCTCTTCGCCGGGAACGGCAGCCCGGATCCGGTGACCCCCGCCGTCGACGAAGCGGTCTCGGCGGCCTACCACGAGCTCGGTCACGCCACGCTCGCCATGTACGAACTGGCGTTCACGGGACGCGAGGAGGACGTGGCCGACCAACTTTCGGCGTTCATGCTTCTCACCCCCGGCGCCGACGGACAGCCCTATCCCAACGGTGTCCGCATCGCGACCGACACCGCCCAGGAGTGGAAGCTGAGCGCAAAGGAGTCCGGCGACGCGAACGAACTGCCGTTCTGGGACGGACACTCGATGGACATCACGCGGATGTACAACTGGGAGTGCTGGATCTATGGTTCGGACCCGGCGGCCAACGCCGGCATCGTCACGTCGGGCGACCTTCCCGAAGACCGGGCGGGCAACTGCGAGGAAGAGTTTCGCAACATGTCCAGGGGATGGCAGCAGCTGCTGGGTGCGCACTTGCGCAAGCCGAGCTGA
- a CDS encoding DUF2231 domain-containing protein, whose protein sequence is MNVVNGLPGHALLLHFVVGLVPLTALLEIVCGLWPAARRGQLMWLTLISAAVTMVLTPITANAGLWLYSLRASPSPILREHAALGSTMVYFAAALLAVAVGLVVLRVTEHRSPKPSVAMSVITGIVVLAVGISSMIQIYRVGDAGARSVWGSEIARLEKAHKP, encoded by the coding sequence ATGAACGTCGTCAATGGCCTGCCCGGTCATGCCCTGCTGCTGCACTTCGTCGTAGGGCTGGTGCCGCTGACCGCGCTGCTGGAGATCGTGTGCGGACTGTGGCCGGCCGCCCGGCGCGGCCAGCTGATGTGGCTGACGCTGATCTCGGCCGCCGTGACCATGGTGTTGACGCCGATCACCGCGAACGCCGGCCTGTGGCTCTACAGCCTGCGGGCCAGCCCGAGCCCCATCCTGCGCGAACACGCCGCGCTCGGCAGCACGATGGTCTATTTCGCCGCCGCTCTGCTGGCGGTCGCCGTCGGACTCGTCGTGCTGCGCGTGACCGAACACAGGTCACCCAAGCCGTCGGTCGCCATGTCCGTCATCACCGGGATAGTCGTTCTCGCCGTCGGAATCTCATCGATGATCCAGATCTACCGAGTCGGTGACGCCGGCGCTCGGTCCGTGTGGGGTAGCGAGATAGCACGCCTGGAGAAGGCACACAAGCCATAG
- a CDS encoding SigB/SigF/SigG family RNA polymerase sigma factor: MTDVLAPPRPSSSTTSQPDDSYDDVIEMFVALRQMPAESHEYQHQRERIVARCLPLADHVASHFGRRGEGLDDLTQVARLGLMNAINRFDPEKGPSFIGFAVPTMMGEVRRYFRDYSWGMRVPRRLRELHVQISRTTGDLAQKLGRAPTAGELAQVLEVPHEEIVECLVAGDAYRLESLDAPIGADGSGKPRLVADAVGGVDPQIDHITNREAVRALVSALPRREREVLHMRFFESMTQSQIAERIGVSQMQVSRILANTLRCLRDQLE, encoded by the coding sequence ATGACCGACGTCCTGGCCCCGCCCCGCCCCTCTAGCTCGACCACATCACAACCGGACGACTCTTATGACGACGTCATCGAGATGTTCGTCGCGCTGCGCCAGATGCCAGCCGAATCGCACGAGTACCAACACCAACGCGAACGCATCGTGGCCCGCTGCCTGCCGCTGGCCGACCACGTGGCCAGCCACTTCGGACGTCGCGGCGAAGGTCTCGACGACTTGACGCAGGTCGCACGCCTGGGCCTGATGAACGCCATCAACCGTTTCGACCCCGAAAAAGGGCCCAGCTTCATCGGGTTTGCGGTCCCCACCATGATGGGTGAGGTCCGTCGCTATTTCCGCGACTACAGCTGGGGCATGCGTGTCCCTCGGCGGTTGCGCGAGCTGCACGTCCAAATCAGCAGAACTACAGGAGATTTGGCGCAGAAGCTGGGTCGGGCGCCCACAGCCGGCGAGCTCGCGCAGGTTCTGGAAGTCCCCCATGAGGAGATCGTCGAGTGCCTCGTCGCGGGTGACGCCTATCGGCTCGAGTCCCTGGACGCGCCCATCGGCGCCGACGGTTCGGGCAAGCCCCGGCTGGTGGCCGACGCGGTCGGTGGCGTCGATCCTCAGATCGACCACATCACCAACAGGGAAGCGGTCCGCGCCCTCGTCAGCGCGCTACCCCGCCGCGAACGCGAGGTCCTGCACATGCGGTTCTTCGAATCGATGACCCAGAGCCAGATCGCCGAACGGATAGGCGTCTCGCAGATGCAGGTGTCGCGCATCCTCGCCAACACGCTGCGCTGCCTCCGCGACCAGTTGGAGTAG
- a CDS encoding SDR family NAD(P)-dependent oxidoreductase → MSEDLLAGRGAVVSGGSRGIGRAVAELLCSLGAGVVVNGRDAAAVDETVAALRSSGGRATAVVGAVDDERIAGAVVDQCIGAFGRLDVLVNCAGVAEPPGSSILNISPAQFDHLIGAHLGTAFHTCRAAARVMAPQGRGSIVNTSSVAFLGDYGGTGYPAGKGAVNALTMAVAAELKAYGVRANVVCPGARTRLSTGAEYEQHIADLHRRGLLDEVKMRASLDSAPAEFVAPLYAYLASDLAREVTGQIFVAAGGFVGRFDRPTPRVLGYRDHHEAGPWSIPDLHEMIVTGS, encoded by the coding sequence ATGAGCGAGGATTTGCTGGCCGGTCGGGGTGCGGTAGTGTCCGGCGGCAGCCGGGGGATCGGACGCGCGGTTGCCGAACTGCTGTGCTCTCTCGGTGCCGGCGTGGTCGTCAACGGGCGTGACGCGGCCGCCGTGGACGAGACCGTCGCAGCGCTGAGATCTTCGGGCGGACGGGCGACCGCGGTCGTCGGCGCCGTCGACGACGAGCGGATCGCCGGTGCTGTCGTCGATCAATGCATCGGCGCGTTCGGCAGGCTGGATGTCCTGGTCAACTGCGCCGGGGTTGCCGAGCCCCCGGGGTCATCGATCCTGAACATCTCGCCGGCGCAGTTCGACCACCTGATCGGTGCGCACCTCGGCACGGCGTTCCACACCTGCCGGGCCGCCGCCCGCGTCATGGCCCCCCAGGGGCGCGGTTCGATCGTCAACACCAGCTCGGTGGCGTTTCTCGGCGATTACGGCGGCACCGGGTACCCCGCCGGCAAGGGCGCCGTCAACGCACTGACGATGGCCGTCGCCGCCGAGCTCAAAGCCTATGGCGTGCGGGCCAACGTGGTGTGCCCCGGTGCGCGGACCCGGTTGTCCACCGGGGCCGAGTACGAACAACACATCGCGGACCTGCATCGTCGGGGGCTGCTCGACGAGGTGAAAATGCGGGCATCGCTGGACAGCGCCCCCGCCGAGTTCGTCGCCCCGCTCTACGCCTACCTCGCGAGCGACCTGGCGCGCGAGGTGACCGGTCAGATATTCGTCGCCGCAGGAGGATTCGTCGGCAGGTTCGATCGTCCGACGCCGCGGGTGCTGGGCTACCGCGATCACCACGAGGCCGGGCCGTGGTCGATACCGGACCTGCACGAGATGATCGTCACCGGGTCATGA
- a CDS encoding TetR/AcrR family transcriptional regulator: MRSHGWAGNTPASDEEAIERILDAADAIIEERGSAMRIADVARVLGVTRQTVYRYFPGTQALLVASAMRSADGFLDRSAAHLAGVTDPVVAVTEGIAFAVEQLASDKQVEFVLNQRHRGGQKVSIVSDTALAFARSMLHRFEIDWESVGFDEAALDELNEFCLRVLHSFLADPGRPPRSGPELRRYLTRWIGPAIAYPQLVRAMDTLRLPEPSPGRRRPPAAS, from the coding sequence ATGCGCAGCCACGGTTGGGCGGGGAACACGCCCGCCTCCGACGAGGAGGCCATCGAGCGCATCCTGGATGCCGCCGACGCGATCATCGAGGAGCGCGGCTCGGCGATGCGCATCGCCGACGTGGCCCGCGTCCTCGGGGTGACACGGCAGACCGTCTACCGGTACTTCCCCGGCACGCAGGCGCTGCTGGTGGCATCGGCGATGCGCTCGGCCGACGGGTTCCTGGACCGCTCGGCGGCCCACCTGGCGGGTGTCACCGACCCGGTGGTGGCGGTGACGGAGGGGATCGCCTTCGCGGTCGAACAGCTGGCCTCCGACAAGCAGGTCGAATTCGTGCTCAATCAGCGCCACCGCGGCGGCCAGAAAGTGTCGATCGTGTCGGACACCGCCCTGGCTTTCGCCCGCTCCATGCTGCACCGCTTCGAAATCGATTGGGAGAGTGTCGGGTTCGACGAAGCAGCGTTGGACGAACTGAACGAGTTCTGCCTTAGGGTCCTGCATTCGTTTCTCGCCGACCCGGGACGGCCACCGCGCAGCGGCCCCGAACTGCGCCGCTACCTCACCCGCTGGATCGGGCCCGCGATCGCCTATCCGCAACTGGTCAGAGCGATGGACACCCTGCGCTTGCCGGAGCCGTCCCCCGGGCGTCGGCGCCCCCCGGCGGCGTCCTGA
- a CDS encoding N-acyl-D-amino-acid deacylase family protein translates to MQYDTVILNGRWFDGTGAPSAPRNIGVRDGRVATITAAPIEAPGADVIDATGQWVIPGMIDIHTHYDIETLCEPGLSESLRHGVTTVMLGSCSLSTVYLNNVDAGDIFGRVEAIPRRYVIEHLDRARTWSDPGQYVAALEQLNLGPNVAAFIGHSDMRAATMGLDRATRKDVRPSPAELARMESMLEEALDEGFVGMSSQQLLFDKLDGELCRSRTLPSTYATPRELRRLNAILRRRDKILQSGPDIKNPLSVLSQLVTSLGIGRPRLKTSLLSAADIKAIPPVIHVMDRLGRLVNALGGDFRWQHLPVPFEVYADGISLVVFEEFGSGAAALHLQDEVERNELMRDEEYRRWFRRDYGQKFGPRVWHRDFFDAEIVACPDRSVIGKSFGQVGLDRGGLHPVDAFLDLVVEHGESLRWRTTISNHRPELLRTLAQSPAVQMGFSDAGAHLRNMAFYNSGLRLLRHAHDAEKNGRPFLSMERAVHRLTGELGLWYGIDAGTLREGDRADIVVLDPDKLDDSLDSYAEHPVQSYGGLSRMVNRNDDTVSAVLVSGQLAFGGGFGGGNASLALGNRKLGRFLRAGRASRKLTAA, encoded by the coding sequence ATGCAGTACGACACCGTGATCCTCAACGGCCGCTGGTTCGACGGAACGGGCGCTCCGTCGGCCCCGCGCAACATCGGTGTGCGCGACGGCCGCGTCGCCACGATCACCGCCGCACCGATCGAGGCGCCGGGCGCCGACGTCATCGATGCGACGGGCCAGTGGGTGATTCCGGGCATGATCGACATCCACACCCATTACGACATCGAAACCCTCTGCGAGCCAGGGCTTTCCGAATCGCTGCGGCACGGTGTGACGACGGTGATGCTCGGTTCGTGCTCGTTGTCCACGGTGTACCTGAACAACGTCGACGCCGGCGACATCTTCGGCCGCGTGGAGGCGATCCCCCGGCGCTACGTGATCGAGCACCTGGACCGGGCGCGCACCTGGAGCGATCCCGGCCAGTATGTGGCCGCGCTCGAGCAACTGAACCTGGGCCCCAACGTCGCCGCCTTCATCGGTCACTCCGACATGAGGGCGGCGACCATGGGGCTGGACCGCGCGACCCGCAAGGACGTGCGGCCCTCGCCGGCGGAATTGGCGCGGATGGAGTCGATGCTCGAGGAGGCGCTCGACGAAGGATTCGTCGGGATGTCCTCGCAGCAACTGCTGTTCGACAAACTCGACGGGGAGCTCTGCCGCTCACGCACGCTGCCGTCGACCTATGCCACCCCGCGCGAGTTGCGCCGCCTGAACGCCATTCTCCGGCGGCGCGACAAGATCCTGCAGTCCGGGCCCGACATCAAGAATCCCCTGTCGGTGCTGTCGCAACTGGTGACGTCGCTGGGAATCGGTCGTCCCCGGTTGAAGACCAGCCTGCTCTCGGCCGCGGACATCAAGGCCATCCCGCCCGTCATCCACGTCATGGACCGGCTCGGTAGGCTCGTCAACGCCCTGGGCGGTGACTTTCGCTGGCAGCATCTGCCGGTGCCGTTCGAGGTCTACGCCGACGGAATCTCGTTGGTGGTCTTCGAGGAGTTCGGCTCCGGTGCCGCGGCTCTGCACCTGCAGGACGAGGTCGAGCGCAACGAGTTGATGCGCGACGAGGAATATCGCCGCTGGTTCCGCAGGGACTACGGGCAGAAATTCGGGCCCAGGGTGTGGCATCGCGACTTCTTCGACGCCGAGATCGTGGCCTGCCCCGACCGGTCGGTGATCGGGAAGTCCTTCGGGCAGGTGGGACTCGACCGCGGGGGGCTGCACCCGGTCGACGCCTTCCTCGACCTGGTGGTCGAGCACGGCGAAAGTCTGCGCTGGCGCACCACCATCTCCAATCACCGGCCCGAACTGCTCCGCACGCTGGCGCAGAGCCCGGCCGTGCAGATGGGTTTCTCCGATGCCGGCGCACACCTGCGCAACATGGCTTTCTACAACTCCGGCCTGCGCTTGCTGCGGCACGCGCACGACGCCGAGAAGAACGGCAGACCGTTCCTGTCGATGGAGCGCGCCGTGCACCGGCTCACCGGCGAACTCGGGCTGTGGTACGGGATCGATGCGGGCACGCTGCGCGAAGGCGACCGGGCCGACATCGTCGTGCTCGACCCGGACAAGCTCGACGATTCCCTCGACAGCTACGCCGAACACCCGGTGCAGTCCTACGGCGGGCTGTCGCGGATGGTCAACCGCAACGACGACACGGTCAGCGCGGTGCTGGTGTCGGGACAGCTCGCGTTCGGCGGGGGCTTCGGCGGGGGCAACGCCTCTCTCGCGCTGGGCAATCGGAAGCTCGGGCGCTTCCTGCGGGCCGGACGGGCGTCCCGGAAGCTGACCGCGGCTTAG
- a CDS encoding TetR/AcrR family transcriptional regulator, whose translation MSTAAASPRAGAARRSDRRPGQTIRKVLDAGMEELRESSYANLTMRAVATRAGVSPASAYTYFPSKSALVAAVYLRFLCDLPLHTDVNDATRTRVSATLRDMAVAVADEPELTVACGAALMADDPAVTPLREQIGEEVSRRIAAALGPGWPRAVKSTLQMTFAGALMTARFVTYQEIAGQLDRAVELILGEPAAG comes from the coding sequence GTGTCCACGGCAGCGGCTTCTCCGAGAGCCGGAGCAGCACGCCGCTCCGATCGCCGTCCCGGGCAGACCATCCGCAAGGTGCTCGACGCCGGAATGGAGGAACTGCGCGAATCGTCGTACGCGAACCTGACGATGCGCGCGGTCGCGACCCGGGCCGGGGTCTCGCCGGCCAGCGCCTACACCTACTTTCCGTCGAAAAGCGCCCTGGTGGCCGCGGTCTACCTGCGTTTCCTATGCGACCTGCCGCTACACACCGACGTCAACGACGCGACCCGGACCCGTGTCAGCGCCACCCTGCGGGACATGGCCGTGGCGGTCGCCGACGAGCCCGAGTTGACCGTCGCCTGCGGAGCGGCGCTGATGGCCGACGACCCGGCGGTGACGCCCCTTCGCGAACAGATCGGCGAGGAGGTGTCCAGGCGGATCGCGGCGGCGTTGGGCCCCGGCTGGCCCCGCGCGGTGAAATCCACGCTGCAAATGACGTTCGCCGGAGCGCTCATGACGGCTCGCTTCGTCACGTATCAGGAGATCGCGGGGCAACTCGACCGGGCCGTCGAGCTCATCCTGGGAGAGCCCGCGGCCGGATAG